The following are from one region of the Simiduia agarivorans SA1 = DSM 21679 genome:
- a CDS encoding putative glycoside hydrolase, translated as MYARTPEGRVAATTNSLSDAWISITGHDYLLQDDARRIAFTGRGKAAAQIASDMPVDFSGFVASDAALIMDLRVNQQPEGDVELGMHCLPDCAGAVSVTDAMAKKPAGQWQKFSVDMTCLVKAGLQADRVSAPFVLSSAGTLDISLANIQLMPGKASEADVRCSE; from the coding sequence ATGTATGCCCGCACCCCCGAAGGCCGGGTGGCGGCGACCACCAATAGCCTGAGCGATGCTTGGATCAGTATCACCGGTCACGATTATCTGTTGCAGGACGATGCGCGGCGCATTGCATTTACCGGCCGGGGCAAAGCGGCCGCCCAAATTGCCAGCGACATGCCGGTAGACTTCAGTGGATTTGTTGCGTCCGATGCGGCATTGATTATGGATTTGCGGGTTAATCAGCAACCGGAAGGCGATGTCGAACTGGGTATGCACTGCTTGCCTGATTGTGCCGGTGCAGTGTCGGTAACGGATGCCATGGCGAAAAAACCGGCCGGTCAGTGGCAGAAATTTTCAGTCGATATGACCTGCCTGGTGAAGGCGGGCCTGCAGGCCGACAGGGTCAGCGCGCCGTTCGTATTGAGTTCGGCCGGTACACTGGATATTTCACTGGCGAATATCCAGCTGATGCCCGGCAAGGCGTCTGAAGCCGATGTGCGATGTTCAGAATAA
- a CDS encoding methylglyoxal synthase, which produces MQQKTIHTAATKQVALVAHDNKKQELVAWCQKHKADLAPHTLYGTGTTGAIIERETGLTINKLISGPLGGDQQIGSLITEGKVDFLIFFWDPFQPMPHDPDVKALLRIAAVWNIPVACNRSSADVMVGSTLFRGSFERQVPDYDSYLKERLG; this is translated from the coding sequence ATGCAACAAAAAACCATACACACCGCGGCCACCAAGCAAGTGGCGCTGGTAGCGCACGACAACAAAAAACAGGAACTGGTGGCCTGGTGCCAAAAACACAAGGCCGACCTGGCGCCACACACACTCTATGGAACCGGGACAACGGGCGCCATCATCGAGCGGGAAACAGGCCTGACGATCAACAAGCTGATCAGTGGCCCGTTGGGTGGCGATCAACAAATTGGTTCATTAATCACCGAGGGCAAAGTGGATTTCCTGATTTTTTTCTGGGATCCGTTCCAGCCCATGCCCCACGACCCCGATGTAAAGGCCCTGCTGCGCATCGCCGCCGTGTGGAATATTCCCGTGGCCTGCAACCGCAGTTCCGCCGATGTCATGGTGGGCTCGACCTTATTCCGCGGCAGTTTTGAACGCCAGGTACCGGATTACGACAGCTACCTGAAAGAACGCCTTGGCTGA